The Parambassis ranga chromosome 19, fParRan2.1, whole genome shotgun sequence genome contains a region encoding:
- the brsk1a gene encoding serine/threonine-protein kinase BRSK2 isoform X2, translated as MSKELSLSQSAQYVGPYRLEKTLGKGQTGLVKLGVHCITGQKVAIKIVNREKLSESVLMKVEREIAILKLIEHPHVLKLHDVYENNKYLYLVLEHVSGGELFDYLVKKGRLTPKEARKFFRQIISALDFCHSHSICHRDLKPENLLLDEKNNIRIADFGMASLQVGDSLLETSCGSPHYACPEVIRGEKYDGRRADVWSCGVILFALLVGALPFDHDNLRQLLEKVKSGVFHMPHFIPPDCQSLLKGMIEVNPEKRLTLEAIQKHPWYQGGRNEPCPEQPPPRRVCVRRILSLTELDPDVLDSMHSLGCFRDRVKLTRDLQCEEENQEKMIYYLLLDRKERYPSYEDEDLPPRNDVDPPRKRVDSPMLTRHGRCRPERKSLEVLSVTEQGSPTPPRRALDTAAHSQRSRSVSGASTGLSSSPLSSPRVTPQGSPLPTPLGTPVHHPHHPSSTPPSSSSSSSSSRAEGGGGVGSLSLTPPSSPGGGSGMAASSSAHWRTRLNSFKNNLLGSPRFHRRKLQVPTSEDMSSLTPESSPELAKKSWFGNFIGLEKEEQIFVVIRDKPLSSVKADIVHAFLSIPSLSHSVLSQTSFRAEYKSSGGPSVFQKPVKFQVDIAFSEGERERDRDRTEREGRRETGIYSVTFTLISGPSRRFRRVVETIQAQLLSSHDQPLVQTLSDPFPDEKNGRPHGTPTRQNSRRSEGGGDRCEWGDRADGGGIGGSGGVLQRRGSAKERTRLLSSNGTQSQP; from the exons ATGAGTAAGGAACTGTCTCTGAGTCAGTCAGCTCAATATGTTGGGCCCTATCGACTGGAGAAGACTCTGGGGAAGGGACAGACAG gactgGTCAAATTGGGGGTCCATTGTATTACGGGTCAGAAGGTAGCGATCAAAATAGTCAACAGAGAGAAGCTGTCTGAGTCAGTCCTGATGAAG GTTGAGAGGGAGATTGCCATTCTGAAACTGATTGAGCATCCGCATGTGTTGAAGCTGCATGATGTTTATGAGAATAACAAATATCT TTACCTGGTGTTGGAGCATGTGTCAGGAGGCGAGCTGTTCGACTACCTGGTGAAGAAGGGCCGGCTAACTCCAAAAGAGGCCAGGAAGTTCTTCAGGCAGATCATCTCTGCTTTGGATTTCTGCCACAGTCATTCCATCTG TCACAGAGACCTGAAGCCTGAGAATTTGCTCCTGGATGAAAAGAACAACATCCGTATCGCTGACTTTGGTATGGCCTCCCTGCAGGTGGGAGACAGTCTGTTAGAAACCAGCTGTGG ATCACCGCATTATGCTTGTCCTGAAGTTATACGG GGGGAGAAATATGACGGGCGGAGGGCAGACGTGTGGAGCTGTGGGGTCATTCTCTTTGCCCTACTTGTG GGCGCCCTGCCTTTTGACCACGACAATTTACGCCAGCTCCTGGAAAAGGTGAAAAGTGGGGTGTTTCACATGCCCCACTTCATTCCCCCAGACTGCCAGTCCCTCCTCAAGGGCATGATCGAGGTCAACCCTGAAAAGAGGCTCACG CTAGAGGCTATCCAGAAACATCCCTGGTATCA GGGTGGTCGTAATGAGCCGTGTCCTGAACAGCCTCCACCCCgacgagtgtgtgtgaggcGAATATTGTCTCTGACTGAGCTGGACCCAGATGTGCTGGACAGCATGCACTCGCTAGGTTGTTTCCGTGACAGAGTAAAGCTCACACGTGATTTGCAATGTGAAGA AGAAAACCAGGAAAAAATGATATATTACCTGCTGCTGGACAGAAAAGAGCGTTACCCCAGCTATGAGGATGAGGACCTGCCTCCGCGCAATGACGTAG ACCCTCCTCGAAAGCGCGTTGACTCGCCTATGCTGACACGCCATGGCCGCTGTCGCCCTGAGAGGAAGAGCCTGGAAGTGCTGAGTGTTACTGAACAGGGGTCTCCTACCCCTCCTCGGAGGGCCCTggacacagctgcacacagccaGAG GTCTCGCTCAGTCAGTGGAGCATCAACTGGTCTGTCCTCCAGTCCTCTCAGCAGTCCAAGG GTCACTCCCCAGGGTTCTCCGTTGCCCACACCTTTGGGCACCCCTGTCCACCACCCTCaccacccctcctccaccccgccctcctcttcctcgtcctcatcctcctcacgggcggagggagggggaggagtgggCTCTCTTTCGCTGACCCCACCCTCCAGCCCAGGAGGGGGAAGTGGCATGGCGGCCAGCAGTTCAGCCCACTGGAGGACTCGCCTCAATTCTTTCAAGAACAACCTGCTGGGCTCACCGCGATTCCATCGCCGTAAACTGCAAG TTCCTACATCAGAGGACATGTCCAGTCTAACACCAGAATCCAGTCCAGA GCTGGCTAAGAAATCCTGGTTTGGAAATTTCATTGGCTtagagaaagaggagcagatCTTTGTGGTGATCAGAGACAAACCTCTGAGTTCTGTCAAAGCCGACATAGTCCACGCTTTCCTGTCT ATCCCATCTCTCAGTCACAGCGTCCTGTCTCAGACCAGCTTCCGGGCCGAATACAAGTCCTCAGGCGGCCCTTCCGTCTTCCAGAAGCCCGTCAAGTTCCAGGTGGACATTGCCTTTTCCGAGGGCGAGAGGGAGCGAGACAGGGACAGGACCGAGAGGGAGGgcaggagggagacaggaatcTACAGCGTGACATTCACCCTCATATCAG GTCCGAGTCGCAGGTTCAGACGAGTGGTGGAAACGATTCAAGCTCAACTTCTCAGCTCCCATGATCAGCCATTGGTGCAAACCCTATCTG ATCCCTTCCCAGATGAGAAGAACGGAAGACCCCATGGGACCCCCACCCGCCAAAACTCAAGGCGCTCTGAGGGTGGGGGCGACAGGTGCGAGTGGGGTGACCGAGCAGATGGTGGAGGCATAGGAGGCAGCGGGGGAGTTCTTCAGCGCAGAGGCTCGGCAAAAGAGAGAACCCGACTGCTCTCCTCTAATGGAACCCAGTCCCAACCGTAG
- the brsk1a gene encoding serine/threonine-protein kinase BRSK2 isoform X4 yields MSKELSLSQSAQYVGPYRLEKTLGKGQTGLVKLGVHCITGQKVAIKIVNREKLSESVLMKVEREIAILKLIEHPHVLKLHDVYENNKYLYLVLEHVSGGELFDYLVKKGRLTPKEARKFFRQIISALDFCHSHSICHRDLKPENLLLDEKNNIRIADFGMASLQVGDSLLETSCGSPHYACPEVIRGEKYDGRRADVWSCGVILFALLVGALPFDHDNLRQLLEKVKSGVFHMPHFIPPDCQSLLKGMIEVNPEKRLTLEAIQKHPWYQGGRNEPCPEQPPPRRVCVRRILSLTELDPDVLDSMHSLGCFRDRVKLTRDLQCEEENQEKMIYYLLLDRKERYPSYEDEDLPPRNDVDPPRKRVDSPMLTRHGRCRPERKSLEVLSVTEQGSPTPPRRALDTAAHSQRSRSVSGASTGLSSSPLSSPRVTPQGSPLPTPLGTPVHHPHHPSSTPPSSSSSSSSSRAEGGGGVGSLSLTPPSSPGGGSGMAASSSAHWRTRLNSFKNNLLGSPRFHRRKLQVPTSEDMSSLTPESSPELAKKSWFGNFIGLEKEEQIFVVIRDKPLSSVKADIVHAFLSIPSLSHSVLSQTSFRAEYKSSGGPSVFQKPVKFQVDIAFSEGERERDRDRTEREGRRETGIYSVTFTLISGPSRRFRRVVETIQAQLLSSHDQPLVQTLSDEKNGRPHGTPTRQNSRRSEGGGDRCEWGDRADGGGIGGSGGVLQRRGSAKERTRLLSSNGTQSQP; encoded by the exons ATGAGTAAGGAACTGTCTCTGAGTCAGTCAGCTCAATATGTTGGGCCCTATCGACTGGAGAAGACTCTGGGGAAGGGACAGACAG gactgGTCAAATTGGGGGTCCATTGTATTACGGGTCAGAAGGTAGCGATCAAAATAGTCAACAGAGAGAAGCTGTCTGAGTCAGTCCTGATGAAG GTTGAGAGGGAGATTGCCATTCTGAAACTGATTGAGCATCCGCATGTGTTGAAGCTGCATGATGTTTATGAGAATAACAAATATCT TTACCTGGTGTTGGAGCATGTGTCAGGAGGCGAGCTGTTCGACTACCTGGTGAAGAAGGGCCGGCTAACTCCAAAAGAGGCCAGGAAGTTCTTCAGGCAGATCATCTCTGCTTTGGATTTCTGCCACAGTCATTCCATCTG TCACAGAGACCTGAAGCCTGAGAATTTGCTCCTGGATGAAAAGAACAACATCCGTATCGCTGACTTTGGTATGGCCTCCCTGCAGGTGGGAGACAGTCTGTTAGAAACCAGCTGTGG ATCACCGCATTATGCTTGTCCTGAAGTTATACGG GGGGAGAAATATGACGGGCGGAGGGCAGACGTGTGGAGCTGTGGGGTCATTCTCTTTGCCCTACTTGTG GGCGCCCTGCCTTTTGACCACGACAATTTACGCCAGCTCCTGGAAAAGGTGAAAAGTGGGGTGTTTCACATGCCCCACTTCATTCCCCCAGACTGCCAGTCCCTCCTCAAGGGCATGATCGAGGTCAACCCTGAAAAGAGGCTCACG CTAGAGGCTATCCAGAAACATCCCTGGTATCA GGGTGGTCGTAATGAGCCGTGTCCTGAACAGCCTCCACCCCgacgagtgtgtgtgaggcGAATATTGTCTCTGACTGAGCTGGACCCAGATGTGCTGGACAGCATGCACTCGCTAGGTTGTTTCCGTGACAGAGTAAAGCTCACACGTGATTTGCAATGTGAAGA AGAAAACCAGGAAAAAATGATATATTACCTGCTGCTGGACAGAAAAGAGCGTTACCCCAGCTATGAGGATGAGGACCTGCCTCCGCGCAATGACGTAG ACCCTCCTCGAAAGCGCGTTGACTCGCCTATGCTGACACGCCATGGCCGCTGTCGCCCTGAGAGGAAGAGCCTGGAAGTGCTGAGTGTTACTGAACAGGGGTCTCCTACCCCTCCTCGGAGGGCCCTggacacagctgcacacagccaGAG GTCTCGCTCAGTCAGTGGAGCATCAACTGGTCTGTCCTCCAGTCCTCTCAGCAGTCCAAGG GTCACTCCCCAGGGTTCTCCGTTGCCCACACCTTTGGGCACCCCTGTCCACCACCCTCaccacccctcctccaccccgccctcctcttcctcgtcctcatcctcctcacgggcggagggagggggaggagtgggCTCTCTTTCGCTGACCCCACCCTCCAGCCCAGGAGGGGGAAGTGGCATGGCGGCCAGCAGTTCAGCCCACTGGAGGACTCGCCTCAATTCTTTCAAGAACAACCTGCTGGGCTCACCGCGATTCCATCGCCGTAAACTGCAAG TTCCTACATCAGAGGACATGTCCAGTCTAACACCAGAATCCAGTCCAGA GCTGGCTAAGAAATCCTGGTTTGGAAATTTCATTGGCTtagagaaagaggagcagatCTTTGTGGTGATCAGAGACAAACCTCTGAGTTCTGTCAAAGCCGACATAGTCCACGCTTTCCTGTCT ATCCCATCTCTCAGTCACAGCGTCCTGTCTCAGACCAGCTTCCGGGCCGAATACAAGTCCTCAGGCGGCCCTTCCGTCTTCCAGAAGCCCGTCAAGTTCCAGGTGGACATTGCCTTTTCCGAGGGCGAGAGGGAGCGAGACAGGGACAGGACCGAGAGGGAGGgcaggagggagacaggaatcTACAGCGTGACATTCACCCTCATATCAG GTCCGAGTCGCAGGTTCAGACGAGTGGTGGAAACGATTCAAGCTCAACTTCTCAGCTCCCATGATCAGCCATTGGTGCAAACCCTATCTG ATGAGAAGAACGGAAGACCCCATGGGACCCCCACCCGCCAAAACTCAAGGCGCTCTGAGGGTGGGGGCGACAGGTGCGAGTGGGGTGACCGAGCAGATGGTGGAGGCATAGGAGGCAGCGGGGGAGTTCTTCAGCGCAGAGGCTCGGCAAAAGAGAGAACCCGACTGCTCTCCTCTAATGGAACCCAGTCCCAACCGTAG
- the brsk1a gene encoding serine/threonine-protein kinase BRSK2 isoform X1 has protein sequence MSKELSLSQSAQYVGPYRLEKTLGKGQTGLVKLGVHCITGQKVAIKIVNREKLSESVLMKVEREIAILKLIEHPHVLKLHDVYENNKYLYLVLEHVSGGELFDYLVKKGRLTPKEARKFFRQIISALDFCHSHSICHRDLKPENLLLDEKNNIRIADFGMASLQVGDSLLETSCGSPHYACPEVIRGEKYDGRRADVWSCGVILFALLVGALPFDHDNLRQLLEKVKSGVFHMPHFIPPDCQSLLKGMIEVNPEKRLTLEAIQKHPWYQGGRNEPCPEQPPPRRVCVRRILSLTELDPDVLDSMHSLGCFRDRVKLTRDLQCEEENQEKMIYYLLLDRKERYPSYEDEDLPPRNDVADPPRKRVDSPMLTRHGRCRPERKSLEVLSVTEQGSPTPPRRALDTAAHSQRSRSVSGASTGLSSSPLSSPRVTPQGSPLPTPLGTPVHHPHHPSSTPPSSSSSSSSSRAEGGGGVGSLSLTPPSSPGGGSGMAASSSAHWRTRLNSFKNNLLGSPRFHRRKLQVPTSEDMSSLTPESSPELAKKSWFGNFIGLEKEEQIFVVIRDKPLSSVKADIVHAFLSIPSLSHSVLSQTSFRAEYKSSGGPSVFQKPVKFQVDIAFSEGERERDRDRTEREGRRETGIYSVTFTLISGPSRRFRRVVETIQAQLLSSHDQPLVQTLSDPFPDEKNGRPHGTPTRQNSRRSEGGGDRCEWGDRADGGGIGGSGGVLQRRGSAKERTRLLSSNGTQSQP, from the exons ATGAGTAAGGAACTGTCTCTGAGTCAGTCAGCTCAATATGTTGGGCCCTATCGACTGGAGAAGACTCTGGGGAAGGGACAGACAG gactgGTCAAATTGGGGGTCCATTGTATTACGGGTCAGAAGGTAGCGATCAAAATAGTCAACAGAGAGAAGCTGTCTGAGTCAGTCCTGATGAAG GTTGAGAGGGAGATTGCCATTCTGAAACTGATTGAGCATCCGCATGTGTTGAAGCTGCATGATGTTTATGAGAATAACAAATATCT TTACCTGGTGTTGGAGCATGTGTCAGGAGGCGAGCTGTTCGACTACCTGGTGAAGAAGGGCCGGCTAACTCCAAAAGAGGCCAGGAAGTTCTTCAGGCAGATCATCTCTGCTTTGGATTTCTGCCACAGTCATTCCATCTG TCACAGAGACCTGAAGCCTGAGAATTTGCTCCTGGATGAAAAGAACAACATCCGTATCGCTGACTTTGGTATGGCCTCCCTGCAGGTGGGAGACAGTCTGTTAGAAACCAGCTGTGG ATCACCGCATTATGCTTGTCCTGAAGTTATACGG GGGGAGAAATATGACGGGCGGAGGGCAGACGTGTGGAGCTGTGGGGTCATTCTCTTTGCCCTACTTGTG GGCGCCCTGCCTTTTGACCACGACAATTTACGCCAGCTCCTGGAAAAGGTGAAAAGTGGGGTGTTTCACATGCCCCACTTCATTCCCCCAGACTGCCAGTCCCTCCTCAAGGGCATGATCGAGGTCAACCCTGAAAAGAGGCTCACG CTAGAGGCTATCCAGAAACATCCCTGGTATCA GGGTGGTCGTAATGAGCCGTGTCCTGAACAGCCTCCACCCCgacgagtgtgtgtgaggcGAATATTGTCTCTGACTGAGCTGGACCCAGATGTGCTGGACAGCATGCACTCGCTAGGTTGTTTCCGTGACAGAGTAAAGCTCACACGTGATTTGCAATGTGAAGA AGAAAACCAGGAAAAAATGATATATTACCTGCTGCTGGACAGAAAAGAGCGTTACCCCAGCTATGAGGATGAGGACCTGCCTCCGCGCAATGACGTAG CAGACCCTCCTCGAAAGCGCGTTGACTCGCCTATGCTGACACGCCATGGCCGCTGTCGCCCTGAGAGGAAGAGCCTGGAAGTGCTGAGTGTTACTGAACAGGGGTCTCCTACCCCTCCTCGGAGGGCCCTggacacagctgcacacagccaGAG GTCTCGCTCAGTCAGTGGAGCATCAACTGGTCTGTCCTCCAGTCCTCTCAGCAGTCCAAGG GTCACTCCCCAGGGTTCTCCGTTGCCCACACCTTTGGGCACCCCTGTCCACCACCCTCaccacccctcctccaccccgccctcctcttcctcgtcctcatcctcctcacgggcggagggagggggaggagtgggCTCTCTTTCGCTGACCCCACCCTCCAGCCCAGGAGGGGGAAGTGGCATGGCGGCCAGCAGTTCAGCCCACTGGAGGACTCGCCTCAATTCTTTCAAGAACAACCTGCTGGGCTCACCGCGATTCCATCGCCGTAAACTGCAAG TTCCTACATCAGAGGACATGTCCAGTCTAACACCAGAATCCAGTCCAGA GCTGGCTAAGAAATCCTGGTTTGGAAATTTCATTGGCTtagagaaagaggagcagatCTTTGTGGTGATCAGAGACAAACCTCTGAGTTCTGTCAAAGCCGACATAGTCCACGCTTTCCTGTCT ATCCCATCTCTCAGTCACAGCGTCCTGTCTCAGACCAGCTTCCGGGCCGAATACAAGTCCTCAGGCGGCCCTTCCGTCTTCCAGAAGCCCGTCAAGTTCCAGGTGGACATTGCCTTTTCCGAGGGCGAGAGGGAGCGAGACAGGGACAGGACCGAGAGGGAGGgcaggagggagacaggaatcTACAGCGTGACATTCACCCTCATATCAG GTCCGAGTCGCAGGTTCAGACGAGTGGTGGAAACGATTCAAGCTCAACTTCTCAGCTCCCATGATCAGCCATTGGTGCAAACCCTATCTG ATCCCTTCCCAGATGAGAAGAACGGAAGACCCCATGGGACCCCCACCCGCCAAAACTCAAGGCGCTCTGAGGGTGGGGGCGACAGGTGCGAGTGGGGTGACCGAGCAGATGGTGGAGGCATAGGAGGCAGCGGGGGAGTTCTTCAGCGCAGAGGCTCGGCAAAAGAGAGAACCCGACTGCTCTCCTCTAATGGAACCCAGTCCCAACCGTAG
- the brsk1a gene encoding serine/threonine-protein kinase BRSK2 isoform X3, translating to MSKELSLSQSAQYVGPYRLEKTLGKGQTGLVKLGVHCITGQKVAIKIVNREKLSESVLMKVEREIAILKLIEHPHVLKLHDVYENNKYLYLVLEHVSGGELFDYLVKKGRLTPKEARKFFRQIISALDFCHSHSICHRDLKPENLLLDEKNNIRIADFGMASLQVGDSLLETSCGSPHYACPEVIRGEKYDGRRADVWSCGVILFALLVGALPFDHDNLRQLLEKVKSGVFHMPHFIPPDCQSLLKGMIEVNPEKRLTLEAIQKHPWYQGGRNEPCPEQPPPRRVCVRRILSLTELDPDVLDSMHSLGCFRDRVKLTRDLQCEEENQEKMIYYLLLDRKERYPSYEDEDLPPRNDVADPPRKRVDSPMLTRHGRCRPERKSLEVLSVTEQGSPTPPRRALDTAAHSQRSRSVSGASTGLSSSPLSSPRVTPQGSPLPTPLGTPVHHPHHPSSTPPSSSSSSSSSRAEGGGGVGSLSLTPPSSPGGGSGMAASSSAHWRTRLNSFKNNLLGSPRFHRRKLQVPTSEDMSSLTPESSPELAKKSWFGNFIGLEKEEQIFVVIRDKPLSSVKADIVHAFLSIPSLSHSVLSQTSFRAEYKSSGGPSVFQKPVKFQVDIAFSEGERERDRDRTEREGRRETGIYSVTFTLISGPSRRFRRVVETIQAQLLSSHDQPLVQTLSDEKNGRPHGTPTRQNSRRSEGGGDRCEWGDRADGGGIGGSGGVLQRRGSAKERTRLLSSNGTQSQP from the exons ATGAGTAAGGAACTGTCTCTGAGTCAGTCAGCTCAATATGTTGGGCCCTATCGACTGGAGAAGACTCTGGGGAAGGGACAGACAG gactgGTCAAATTGGGGGTCCATTGTATTACGGGTCAGAAGGTAGCGATCAAAATAGTCAACAGAGAGAAGCTGTCTGAGTCAGTCCTGATGAAG GTTGAGAGGGAGATTGCCATTCTGAAACTGATTGAGCATCCGCATGTGTTGAAGCTGCATGATGTTTATGAGAATAACAAATATCT TTACCTGGTGTTGGAGCATGTGTCAGGAGGCGAGCTGTTCGACTACCTGGTGAAGAAGGGCCGGCTAACTCCAAAAGAGGCCAGGAAGTTCTTCAGGCAGATCATCTCTGCTTTGGATTTCTGCCACAGTCATTCCATCTG TCACAGAGACCTGAAGCCTGAGAATTTGCTCCTGGATGAAAAGAACAACATCCGTATCGCTGACTTTGGTATGGCCTCCCTGCAGGTGGGAGACAGTCTGTTAGAAACCAGCTGTGG ATCACCGCATTATGCTTGTCCTGAAGTTATACGG GGGGAGAAATATGACGGGCGGAGGGCAGACGTGTGGAGCTGTGGGGTCATTCTCTTTGCCCTACTTGTG GGCGCCCTGCCTTTTGACCACGACAATTTACGCCAGCTCCTGGAAAAGGTGAAAAGTGGGGTGTTTCACATGCCCCACTTCATTCCCCCAGACTGCCAGTCCCTCCTCAAGGGCATGATCGAGGTCAACCCTGAAAAGAGGCTCACG CTAGAGGCTATCCAGAAACATCCCTGGTATCA GGGTGGTCGTAATGAGCCGTGTCCTGAACAGCCTCCACCCCgacgagtgtgtgtgaggcGAATATTGTCTCTGACTGAGCTGGACCCAGATGTGCTGGACAGCATGCACTCGCTAGGTTGTTTCCGTGACAGAGTAAAGCTCACACGTGATTTGCAATGTGAAGA AGAAAACCAGGAAAAAATGATATATTACCTGCTGCTGGACAGAAAAGAGCGTTACCCCAGCTATGAGGATGAGGACCTGCCTCCGCGCAATGACGTAG CAGACCCTCCTCGAAAGCGCGTTGACTCGCCTATGCTGACACGCCATGGCCGCTGTCGCCCTGAGAGGAAGAGCCTGGAAGTGCTGAGTGTTACTGAACAGGGGTCTCCTACCCCTCCTCGGAGGGCCCTggacacagctgcacacagccaGAG GTCTCGCTCAGTCAGTGGAGCATCAACTGGTCTGTCCTCCAGTCCTCTCAGCAGTCCAAGG GTCACTCCCCAGGGTTCTCCGTTGCCCACACCTTTGGGCACCCCTGTCCACCACCCTCaccacccctcctccaccccgccctcctcttcctcgtcctcatcctcctcacgggcggagggagggggaggagtgggCTCTCTTTCGCTGACCCCACCCTCCAGCCCAGGAGGGGGAAGTGGCATGGCGGCCAGCAGTTCAGCCCACTGGAGGACTCGCCTCAATTCTTTCAAGAACAACCTGCTGGGCTCACCGCGATTCCATCGCCGTAAACTGCAAG TTCCTACATCAGAGGACATGTCCAGTCTAACACCAGAATCCAGTCCAGA GCTGGCTAAGAAATCCTGGTTTGGAAATTTCATTGGCTtagagaaagaggagcagatCTTTGTGGTGATCAGAGACAAACCTCTGAGTTCTGTCAAAGCCGACATAGTCCACGCTTTCCTGTCT ATCCCATCTCTCAGTCACAGCGTCCTGTCTCAGACCAGCTTCCGGGCCGAATACAAGTCCTCAGGCGGCCCTTCCGTCTTCCAGAAGCCCGTCAAGTTCCAGGTGGACATTGCCTTTTCCGAGGGCGAGAGGGAGCGAGACAGGGACAGGACCGAGAGGGAGGgcaggagggagacaggaatcTACAGCGTGACATTCACCCTCATATCAG GTCCGAGTCGCAGGTTCAGACGAGTGGTGGAAACGATTCAAGCTCAACTTCTCAGCTCCCATGATCAGCCATTGGTGCAAACCCTATCTG ATGAGAAGAACGGAAGACCCCATGGGACCCCCACCCGCCAAAACTCAAGGCGCTCTGAGGGTGGGGGCGACAGGTGCGAGTGGGGTGACCGAGCAGATGGTGGAGGCATAGGAGGCAGCGGGGGAGTTCTTCAGCGCAGAGGCTCGGCAAAAGAGAGAACCCGACTGCTCTCCTCTAATGGAACCCAGTCCCAACCGTAG